Sequence from the Lacerta agilis isolate rLacAgi1 chromosome 6, rLacAgi1.pri, whole genome shotgun sequence genome:
cgcCAGGGGTAATCTCTTGGGAGCCACataccagggatggggggggggaggagagactgaAGTTAAATGTGgtctctcctctttctttctttctttctttctttctttctctctctctctctctctctctctctctctctctctctctctctctctccacagggAGGGGGGATTTTTGCCAAGGTCCCAGTCCATGGAGAGAGGGGGGTTCACCCCTACCTTCCCCAGCTGCCTCTCCagtggaaatcccccccccaatgcaaggGGGAGAGGCAGAGCTGAAGGGGAGGGGCACAGACAGCACCCAAAGCTGGTGGCAAGGGGCCACTGGTCTCTCAGCCAGCCCTGACTGGCAGCTTCCTCCCAGGGCCTCTGGACAGAGAGCTGTCCTTTCCCGTTTCCTgacattctttttaatttttttaaaaagatgtttatatACCATTCACCAGGTGAACTTTGCGAAGCAGTTTACATAGGGATATTAAAGCAATAAGCCTCAATTAAGCACCTTTCAGTTACGTCATAAAACAGCCAAGGCAAGCAAGCAACAAACagtatttccatttatttattcttggAAGGTCAGCTGTCTCCCCACAGCCCCGGGGTAAGGTGGTTCCTGAGTAGCTTGCTGGGAAGGAGAAGCTGCCTCAGGAGGAGTACTGGGAGCAGCCAGCTCTTGTGGGATCGCAGAActgcagagtcggaagggacccccgggttcatctagttcagcccccagcaatgcaggagtcacagcaaaacaatctctgctttttaaaaacctggGGGTGTTCCTGGGATTTTCTGTCTGCTGAGCCTGTATCCTGCGGATGACAAGTGGTCCTTCTCCAAGACTTAAATGGTGCAGTGGGCTTCATACACTCACAGGTCAACTGGGATCATACCTGAGTCCAGGGATTTCATGCTTTCtgacagattgggggggggctggggatgAGGGAAGGCACTTCATTCCGGGTGCTCCTTGGGAGGCTCCATCTCTCAGTCTGGAGCCCCTCACACATCTCAAGGGGTTCCCGGGGGGGGTGTTCTGCCCCAGTTGCTCTCCTTGTCCCTCTTTCTCTTGCTTAACCTTTTTGGAATCTTTGTTCAGAATTGTTTCGCTTAACAATGTGATATTATCATATCATTGTAACATTGTCTTTGGGGGGGAATTGTATTTTTGAGGGGGGAGTTTCTACAATCAagctttataaaaataaattatgaaataaatatggtgcttttatattgttgatATTGTgatggtgtgtgtgcgtgtgtgtgtgtgtgtgtgtgtgtgtgtgtgtgagagagagagagagagagagagagagagagagagagagataccttgGGTGaggtgtaaaaaggtaaagggacccctgaccgttaggtccagtcccggatgactctggggttgcggtgctcatctcgctttactggccgagggtgccggcgtacagcttccgggtaatgtggccagcatgactaagctgcttctggcgaaccagaacagcgcacggaaacgccgtttaccttcctgccggagcagttcctatttatctgcttgcacttcgacgtactttcaaactgctaggttggcaggagctggaaccgaacaaccggagctcaccccgtcgcggggattcaaaccgtcgaccttctgatcagcaagccctaggctctgtggtttaacccacagcgccacccacatgccCAGCTGGGTGAGGTGTACCTATCTTTAATAAAACAAATCAGATTCCCCCACCTCTCCATGGCTAAAGGGATTTAGCTCCATAATTGTAGTGGAAGAGCCAGCCGTGGTTCTCTGGAGGTCTCTTCATGGAGGAGAGGCTGAAGAGGCCTCTTCTCTGGCCCCACAACCTGGCCTGTTCCAGCATCCTTCCATCCCGCCATGGGGTGTGCCAGCCCCCTGGAACCCACGGCTGCTGGAATGGCCACGGTATGGCTGCTGGTGCGTCAGACCCAGGGATGCCATGCAGGTGTGGTTTCGGTTTGGTTCTTAACGTAAATCCAATTTGGTGAATCGCAAAACTCAGTCAGCAGGAGAAGTGTGCAACAAAGGTCTGCTTCGGTCAATTCATCGTCAATTGAGGTGGCCAGACAGAGTCATCAGACCCTGCAGCACCAAAGCAAAGGGTCTGGTATCTGCCAGGCAAGCTGAGAGGGGTTTGAAGCATGGGGTCCTCCTGCACCAGGTATAGATTTGTgacacttactgtatttttccatctataagacgcccccatgtataagacaccccctattttggaggATGcaagtttaagaaaatggggggagatggcccagagtataagacaccccctaatctTTGGCATTACTTTTTAgcgggggaaacctagtcttgtacacggaaaaatatggtaacagCAACTGGTGGGTTTAAGGGGACGCAGGCGGGCTGTTTTTGAAAAGGCCACTGCAGACAGCTTCAGAAAAGGCTACTTTGGTCTcgggcaaaaggggggggggagagaaagcatgtcatcatcatcatcatcatcatcatcatctaatattatttataccccgcccatccagctgagtttctccagccactctgggcggctccaagAAGactaaaaagagaataaaacatcagacattacaaacttccctaaacaggctgccttcaagtgtcttctaaaagtcaaatagtcatttatttccttgacatctggtgggagggcattccacagggtgggcgccaccaccgacaaggccctctgcctggtgccctgcaacctcacttctcacagggagggaactgccagaagacccttggagctgaacctcagtgtccgggctgaacgatgggggtggagacgctccttcaggtctactgggctgaggcagtttagggctttcaaggtcagcaccaacactttgaattgtgctcggaaacgtcctgggagccaatgaaggtctttcaggagaGTAGCTTTACAGTGCTGCCCCCTGGTGGTTACCTGCTGCACAATGCTCCAAAGGGGTGGCTGAGTCAGGCTGGGGATCCAGGAGAGGCCTCCAGAGGGATGGGGGAGGCTctggtggggttgggggaggcCACTAGAGAGGAACCTGGaagcagggggtggagggggcttCCTCAAGCTGCTTTCCCATCTCCTCTGCCCCCCATGACAGGAGCCGTGAATTCCGCCTCCCTCTCTGTCCACAGCTCCTTCACTGGGAGATGCCTTCCGAAACAGACACTTGCCCCATCAACTATGTCCGGCAGGAGTCGGAGAAGAAGGGAGCAGGGGGCTCCACCTGGGACCGGGGGGTTGCCCAAGAGCTTTTCCCACCTGCTTCACTGCTCAACTGCGACACAAGACCCTGGGCCTTACTCTCCAGTATTACCATTatcaattaaatttctataccacagCAGCCCCAGATGGAAGGGAACCTGGGATGCGCTGTATCAGTTACCCAAGGAAATGGAGcaggcttgctttctgctgctccagagggcagaacCCGAACCAGGGtgttaaaattacaaaaaaggagactGTTCCGTCAAAGGgatctgttgtattctttttgtagttatattttattttattttaagagctggtcttcgaccgtaataaaatttatttcaatgTTCAAAAAGGAGACTAAACAtgagaaaaaactttctgacagtgactGAGggccgtttgacagtggaacttgTTCCCTTGTTAGGGGGTGGAAGCtcctaagcagaggttgggtggccatcggtcatggatgttttagttgagattcctgcattggttccttccaactgtacaatgctatgattccatGGTCCCAAGTCGGTGCCCCAGCACTCCGCCTACATCTTTGGGGTTTGCTCGGAGCGCAAATGCAGCCTGCACTCTCTCCAAGTTCCTCCCCAACAtcacaagagggggggggggaagctggcagAAGGTCCAAACAGAATGACAAATGAAGCTTAGCCTTGGGGCTCCACAACGGAGCTATTCCTAGCAAATTCACTACACTCATTGTTCAAGTTTACTCACAAAGAATCAGCAGGGCTGGTCAGCTTCCCAGGAGATCCTGCCTTGGGATCCCTGGTGCTGTGCAGAAACAAAGCTGCAGGAATCAGATCAGCTTTCTTAAAGGTTCTTTCTGGTTATGTGCCTCACATCCCTCAGGCAGGTCCTTTAAGGACCTCCTTTGCATAGGAAGAGGTTTAGTAGGAAGGAGACAAGGGGGAACTTGGCCTGGAGcctggttctcaaagggtgtgtgtggcaggagagggtggcaagagTGGCAGGGAGATTCAAGGAGaatcaaagaagcatttaaacatttcagggtggtatagtatcaaaataattCTTTTTATTTGTGGAATATGCACAGACactttttcaaaatgagagcaagaccATTCTTCTACTGTTCTCCGCAACGTATTATTGTGGaaagggattttcaactctgacaaatatgcgAGATCAGAAAAGAGCacggcttctttgtgttgatgaggagacgAGAGTTTGCTTGTCTCAAATTAGGCCTCAcataaatgagattacccggcAAAAGCAACCTCACACCTTCGTAACAGCCTCGTTtacaattatattttgggaaggaTTCCTGTCCACAGGAACCTTaaactttctggatgtcccatggtcACATTATGAAggagttgtgttctgtgttataaatcaagcccTGCGAGGAgctgtttctttctgttttccaattGGTTTCATGGGCTTGTCTCCCCAGGCGTCAAAGGCAGGCTTCCCATTATTGAAGTCCCACCCAAACTCATGAGGCCAACTCGCCTCCTCCTCCAAGCCAATGTCCTCAGCATCCTCGTCGCTCCACATGTCATGGTAGGCGTACGCGTTGTCGGCGGGCTTGTCTAACCCGTAATCCAGTTCCTTGTCAAAAGCATCTCCATCTCCACCATTGTCCGCATCGCCGGCATCAGAATTGCCACCCTCATTCCCTTCTTCGTCAAAAATGTCGTCTTCGTCATCATTGTCATCATTGTCATCATTGTCATCAACCTTCTCCGGTTTGTCCTCAGGCttgggcttactctcaggtgcAGGTTTCGTGCCAGACCCTGGCTTTTCATGGGATGCTGGTTTGTCACCAGATGTGGGCTTGGCATGGTCCACATGCCCAGAAGGATGCTCTCCTGGTGTGGGCTTGGCATGGTCCACCTGCCCAGAAGGATGCTCTCCTGGTGTGGGCTTGACGTGGACCACCTGCCCAGAAGGATGCTCTCCTGGTGTGGGCTTGGCTTGGTCCACATGCCCAGAAGGATGCTCTCCTGGTGTGGGCTTGGCATGGTCCACCTGCCCAGAAGGATGCTCTCCTGGTGTGGGCTTGACGTGGACCACCTGCCCAGAAGGATGCTCTCCTGGTGTGGGCTTGGCTTGGTCCACATGCCCAGAAGGATGCTCTCCTGGTGTGGGCTTGACGTGATTCACCTGCCCAGaaggatgctctccagatgtgggcTTGACGTGGACCACCTGCCCAGAAGGATGCTCTCCAGGTGTGGGCTTGACATGGACCACCTGCCCAGAAGGATGTTCTCCAGATGTGGGCTTGGCGTGGTCCACATGCCCAGAAGGATGTTCTCCAGATGTGGGCTTGGCGTGGTCCACATGCCCAGaaggatgctctccagatgtgggcTTGACGTGATTCACCTGCCCAGaaggatgctctccagatgtgggcTTGACGTGATTCACCTGCCCAGaaggatgctctccagatgtgggcTTGACGTGGACCACCTGCCCAGaaggatgctctccagatgtgggcTTGGCATGGTCCACCTGCCCAGaaggatgctctccagatgtgggcTTGGCATGGTCCACCTGCCCAGaaggatgctctccagatgtgggcTTGGCTTGGTCCACATGCCCAGAAGGATGCTCTCCTGGTGTGGGCTTGGTGTGATTCACCTGCCCAGaaggatgctctccagatgtgggcTTGACGTGGACCACCTGCCCAGAAGGATGATCTCCAGATGTGGGCTTGACGTGGACCACCTGCCCAGAAGGATGCTCTTCAGATGTGGGCTTGACGTGATTCACCTGCCCAGaaggatgctctccagatgtgggcTTGACGTGGACCACCTGTCCAGAAGGATGCTCTGCAGATGTGGGCTTGGTGTGCTCCACCTGCCCAGAAGGATGCTCACCAGATGTGGGCTTGACAAGGGCCCCGGACCCAACAGGAGGAGCTGGCTTCTTGTCCATGACTGGCTTTTCCCTGGGGAGGGGTCTGCAGTGGGTCTTGTTCCTAGCACCCGGAGCTGGCTTCTCTATCAGCACAGACTGGCCAGCAGATGTGGGTCTGCCATGCTGAATATTGGAAGCTGGCTTGGCACTGGAGGCTGGTTTCTCACCAGAGGTGACTCCAAAGACCCCCTCCTGTCCCACTGGGGTCTTTCCAGCAGGTTTCAGATTCACAGAAGAAGGACGGCTCTGTTCTGTTCTCAGCCTGGGGTCTCTTCTTCTTACAGAGAGTGGAAGGTCCTGCCTCCTTCAGGGAAGGGTGCCGCCTTCCTTGAGATGGGAGCTTCTGGAGAGGAGGCCTTTACCTTGCCACAGACGGGGCCCTCTGGCTCTCTGGCCGCTTCTTGGCCAAGCAGTTGCTGAGAGACACCTCTGCATCCTTATCAGCAGACATAGATCTTATGGCCGGAGGCTTCTTTTCCTTAGAAGGGCTCCCCGCTGTTGCACTGCATCCCCACCACGGGAAAGAGATGCTGCCGCCGAGGCCTCTGGACCTAGAAAGGAGGATACAAGACACAGCAAGTCATGGAATCAAACTGGAACTTAGGTTTATgccagctttaagctcatatacaaAATAACACACGTATTGGGTAATTACAACCAGTAATATATACATACAAAACATGGATAAAACTTTCAAAGTTCGTGTAGCGTTCCATTTCGTCTTTATAAGACAACACAGAGGgtaaatgagactgcagttttcaattttgaattttgaatttgtattttaatctgtatttttaaaactggttgttttatgtttttgctgtggttttaattggtgttagctgccctgagcccggttttggctgggaagggcagggtataaataaaaatttattattattattattattattattattattattattattattattaaaatcttgCCACTTGAAAGGATACGGTCGAATCAGTATCTTGCAGTAAAAAGGTGAGGCGGGTCTCCACCGGCAGACCAGAGAATTTTTGAACTAATGGTCTCAGAAGGTTTGTCCGAGCAGCAACTGTACAGGGGGCAACGAAAAACTATACGCTGAAGGGATTCCATCGCCTTCTTGTTGCAAGAAACACAACTCAGAGACTCAGCCCTTAGAGAATCTATGGAGAAGGACCCTAGAGGGGGAAACGTTAAACCTCGCCTTGATAAACGCAAAGCGGATGGCTAGCATTTGGGAGGGATGTTAAATAAGTTCGTACTTGCTGAGTGATAGAAACTCCCATGTACCGGGGTGAACATacaccccccccactcccagcatAGGATCACATTGCAATCCATTATCATCTAGTCTCTGGTTGATGATTCTTTTAGCTGTGGTAAGGTCAGACTTTAGAAGATCTAGTGGGGAAATTCCGAAAAGCAAGAGTTTGGCATGGATCTTACTGGCCCAAGGATTGGGATGGAatcgaagaatcatagaattgtagggacccccaagggtcatctagtccaaccccctgcaaaactGGAATCTCAGCCAATGAATCCCTGACGGTGGCCACCCGagctctgcataaaaacctccatgACCTTCTGAGGTGGtgcttattattgttattgttattcattAATATTCCACTTTTCCCCCAGAGCTGGGCTCAAGGCGGCTTATACTAATTAAAACAAGAGAAGCTAAAAAGCACGTACTTATAGTATGGAAAATGTGAAGTATAAAAAGGTTTCAAAAATCAGAATTTTTTATTTACCAAGTATGGGAAACTATACAAacttgctggaaaggaaaacgCCTTTGTGGCTTTCCCCTATCGAATCTATACCAGAGAGAAATAGAGACATGAGAAAAGAATGGGAAACATAGAGAGAGATCTGTTAACAGAAGTTGATGGGGAGATTAGATTAAAGGAGTAGGGAGAAGTAACAGAAAAAGATAATGAGTTGGTTACAGTATCACCAACTTAATGAATTacctatttttcgctccataagacacaactgaccataagacacacctagtttttagaggaggaaagggggagagccctttttttttaggatcagctcaaagtggtgcagcttttatgcagcttctagtcctacagccattctagttctgcagcttctagtcctacagccatttctacagtttccagacagataatctaatcagccagtcccatgttgctggggaaacaaacagcctccctctgcattcaacgatggaggcctgggcaagggggcggggctggaaagggagccttatctctctcccgatctcttgctggacagctgttcagcagcttcctttcaacacccccttctctctttgtaaaaaaaaaagcacaatctgcttttggcccctaggcaattcggctccagggaccatgcattcgctccataagacgcacagacatttccccttactttttaggagcaaaaaagtgtgtcttatggagcgaaaaatatggtatttaagTTGGAAAAAGAATGATTTGTAAATCAATTATTCAATTAGAAAAAGACCTGCTGAATAATAatgcaaaatgtataaaatgctaTTAGAATGGAAACCTCCCATTGTGGTTTTGCCTCCATGGCTGCCAAGGGCCCAAGGGCCGCCATATTTTCCTTTCCTGCATCTTCCCCGGGGCCTAACGCAGCACGTCCCATTGCCAGCCAGTGGTGGCAGAGTGCAGAGAGGGTCGGACTGTGATGCCGGGGGTGACCAGAGCTCCAATCCCCCCTCAGCCATGTAGCCCACCaggtggtgaccttgggccaggcactgcctcctCTCAGCCAAATCTACCATgcagggttgtggtggggattacatgaggagagggaggaaaccaTGCGTGCCACATCTGAGCTCTTGGTGGAAAGGCTGGGTGGAGCAATGCAACGAACAAGTCCCTCACCAAGGGGAATGTGCATAACAATTTTTTCATTtggaaacgtgctaagaggaaggcacgcttggcaaatccacaccatgatcaactcccacccggaaacctatgtccgcactgtggaaggatgtgtggatccagaattggcctccacagtcacttacggactcagtgttaaaactgtgttatggaagacaatcttattcggctacgAGGGATtacagaaggaggaagaggaagaggaagaggaagagggaggagaattGCCTGGAGCTTGATTGTACCCAACAAGTCAACTGGTGTTTGCTGAAATGTTGATTCTTTGGCTGATATGGAAATTTAGCAACACCTGGGAATTGTTAATAGCAGTCTTACATCTATACAtttataataaaaatttaaaagaggggagaggaagaatgAGCCACCAATTAATTCAGGGAaataatctggggggggggggcacctaaagTTAGTGGGAGAAGAACCGTGCATGATCCATAGCAGCTCAGGTGGTTCCGTTTTCTCGTTTCCAGGCAGAGCCAGGCAGCCCAGCCACAGAAGCCACCAAATTGCAGAGGCTGGTGGCCAGGGCTATTTCTGGTTTTATGGGGCTGCCAAGTCCAGAAAGGGAGTTTCAACAGGCAGAGTCAGAATCCGCTTCTGGTGACAAAGCAGCTGGGCCAATTATCCCAGGCGTTTCAAGAACTGGAAGTAATGATGGGTTTGTTGTGTCACAATAACCCAGTTAGCCGAAAAGGTCGTGGGTTGCTTAACATTATGAGACGGCAGAAAATAAGCCCGTCTTGGTTACAACATGCCTCTTCCTCCGTATtctgttccggggggggggggggggctggtgttAGCTTGGGTTCTCCCCGTGATCTCTTTTCTTTATATTGATGTGAGTTTGGTGGGTGAGTCTGCAggatgcctgagtcccttccaattctgggtGTCCCTGTCTACCCACTAAGGGTATCAGCTGACAGAAGACTCCATTGCTAAGCTGGGCGGTTGTTAAGATGATAATAGGCACAGCTTTCCATTTAAGGATCAGCGTTAgctttgtgccagagggcaaatgggtgggccacCCCTCTTCCTCACCTGGCAGGTAGACAaagaacagggccgtcttaagcttatctggcgccgtggtgcaaagatccctccggcacccccccacccccacgtctCCCTCTGGGCGGCTCCTCCGGTGGGATGGTTGCTCCAGGCGTGGTGCGgagctgccggcggggctggagggcagcttcTCCGGCAGGGAGGAGGCAGACTAGGGTggcaagctgatgccaggaggtgccgcgtccagcctccacctcttccctggcgccctccagaatgtgGCACTGTGGTTCCCTGCGCACTAGCCTCtgtggctaagacgcccctgacAAAGAGCAACAGGCGTCAGTTGTGTGTGAGGCAGTGGGATGAGAATCTGGGACCCAATTACTGGGGTTGGCGTCCGACTCATGTTTGATTCAGGCTGGGATCCAAGGCTGGGATcaagggagaagcaagatctgttggggtgttaatgctcaGGTGCCATATATGTAGAatatagagttgtagagttggaagggacctcgagtgtcatctagtccaaccccctgcaatgcaggaatcttagctaacgcatccctggcaggtggccacccaacctctgcttagaaacctccaaggaaggagagcccaccgcctTCCGAGGGACTCAGAATTTCCTCCCTTGTACCATActcctccccttcatggatcactgccttgtcgcggcgaaggggcttgaattactcagggaagctatgggcaggtcaagatggacaggtcatagtggagagtttggaccaaacgtgatccacctggaggaggaactggcaacccactccagtatccctgccaagaaaactccatggacaaagacaacaggcatataaaagatatgacgctggaagatgagcccctcaggtcggaaggcgtccaacttgctactggggaagagcggaggacaagtacaagtagatccagagctgatgaagcggctgggccaaagccgaaaggacgctcagctacggatatgcctggaagcgaaaggaaagtccaatgctgtaaagaaaagtattgcataggaacctggaatgtaagaaccatgaaccttggtaagctggatgtggtaaaaaatgagatggcaagaataaacattgacatcctaggcatcagtgaactaaaatggacaggaatggctgaattcagttcggatgact
This genomic interval carries:
- the LOC117049279 gene encoding sperm acrosomal protein FSA-ACR.1-like; this encodes MDKKPAPPVGSGALVKPTSGEHPSGQVEHTKPTSAEHPSGQVVHVKPTSGEHPSGQVNHVKPTSEEHPSGQVVHVKPTSGDHPSGQVVHVKPTSGEHPSGQVNHTKPTPGEHPSGHVDQAKPTSGEHPSGQVDHAKPTSGDKPASHEKPGSGTKPAPESKPKPEDKPEKVDDNDDNDDNDDEDDIFDEEGNEGGNSDAGDADNGGDGDAFDKELDYGLDKPADNAYAYHDMWSDEDAEDIGLEEEASWPHEFGWDFNNGKPAFDAWGDKPMKPIGKQKETAPRRA